The following DNA comes from Nicotiana tabacum cultivar K326 unplaced genomic scaffold, ASM71507v2 Un00001, whole genome shotgun sequence.
GCTAGCGCACAATATGTAACTTTCTATCTGATATATAGAGCTcgctttgtaacgacccgaccggtcatttttctttctagatccccgttcccctaattaagactccctaAATGTGTtgttactgttttatgacttgcggggatggttggtttgggtttgAAAGGGTTCGAGTTGACTTGTGTGGACTCAATGGTGGATAGGTTTCTCACAAGGAACTATCCACCAAATAATGGTCATAATCAGCTCATTGTGGCTCATCGAAATGCTAGTGTTCGTGATCTCAAAATGGAGCTCACGAATATTGAGGGGATTCTCCAAATGGAAAAAAATGACGGAGAAGTCCTACAAGCAAGGAAGAGAGATAACGGTCATTGGTGGGAAGCTCCAATTAAAGAACTTAACTTTTTCCAACTGCAACAACTGAAGGAGGCAATGGAAAGCATAAAGAAAAAAGTTGAAAGAGAGGCACAAAACCAAAAAATGGTGACTAGTAATGCATTCCCATTTCTCACCTTTGGAAGTGCCTTGGCTCCTATTAGCTTCGCAAgcttcaaataattattaaagtgtcgtgtatttattattattaagcacgattttagCCGAAGACGTatgacccgatccagagtttcgtgtacactgtcgagggacgtgcggcgcgatccataaatgcatctatcctgccgaggcgttcggcccgctccacaagaaaggaggacattttcttatgtacctacAGAAGgaaagtatatttattataagataaatatatatatatatatatatatatatatatatatatatatatatatatatatatataaattcgggaagagaataattttttttaacaattaattaatttaaacagacaatcaagcctatgagatttccatcctttaatatctttatctaacaattcacaatatattcatatagatatcaattaatataaataaatcaaagaatacaatttacacaagtaaggcaagctttgagtcctaaactacccggactttagcattaatagtagctacgcacggactctcgtcacctcgtgcatacgtagccccccacaattagcaacaattatttaattttaatcacctatggggtaattttcacCTCACAaaattagacaggagacttacctcgtctcaaagtccacttttcgattatcgcgtcgcgtaaaattctcgatttgatgccgaaaaatccgaaactatccaaaagttatataaaataattaatatatgtttaataattcgaaatttatatattaaataaattaccttatccaaaatggtgAAATTCCTAATATTTACCCCAGGCCCGCATgctcggattctgaaaattttcggatgaaaatgttacccataatcttaagaacttgaatatataatttctacccaattccataactattttcgtggttaaaatctcacttttataaaaatctaggtttttcatctaaattttttatttctaagatttactagttataatctatgtatttaattcaaagggtgtagaattaactaacctccaagttgttagttgaaatctcctctcaaaaagctccaaaatcgcccaagaatggaagaaactgggcaaaaatggtgaattcccgttcttttaagctttctgccaAACATGTCTTTCGCACCTGTGGAGATTGGAACGTACCTGCGGCTCCGCACCGGCAGAAAATCCTCGCGTGTGCGAGTTCCACTTGCCTGGCCAATTCTCGTATTTGCGCAcacggcttcgcacctgcgcgttcgcaggtgcgcaaatcatccgcatctgcggtcgatTACTCCCTtgccttttccgcttctgcgcacaaaaACCCGCATCTGCGAGGTTCGCTCTTGTGAGCTAGTGTCGCACCTGTGGCTGGCCAAGCGtaggtgcgattctgacagtagctgggagcatCAGTTTTGGttcccaacttccaacttggtccgagcctcgtgcggttgacactcggggcccccgggaccccgcccgaacataccaaccagttttaaaatcataaaacggactcgctcgaacttaCGAAatatgtaaaacaacatcaaataaatgaatcacatctcaaaccaaattgattcaaacttaagaatttcatgttcttcaatttacttctaatacgccgaaatatacttaaactactcggaatgacacaaaactttgcgtgcaagtcttaaatcactatacggaactattcccaaactcgaaattccaaatggacttcaattactcaaaaacctaccccaaaccaaatttaaagaattttaaaccatcaaatagttgatttttactattaagcgccaaaacgctcccgggttatccaaaacccaattcagacatacgcccaagtccaaaatcatcatacgaacctattggaaccgtcaaatcccgattccagggtcgttttctcaaaatgttgaccgaagtcaaacttgaccatttaaagccaacttaaggaaccaagtgttccaatttcaacccacacacttccaaatcccgaaccaaccatccccgcgagtcataaattaataaaagcatatctggggagttttattttagggaacgggtttctaacagttaaaataaccggttgggtcattatatttttcacctcttaaacaaatgttcgtcctcgaaggggtttagaataatacctggagtgctaaataagtgtggatatttgctccacatgtcctccttgtcctcccaagtcgcttcctcgactggttggcccttccactggacctttactgcagaaatcctcttggacctcaactggcgaacttgtttatcaacaatggcaaatagc
Coding sequences within:
- the LOC107814076 gene encoding agamous-like MADS-box protein AGL62, yielding MVDRFLTRNYPPNNGHNQLIVAHRNASVRDLKMELTNIEGILQMEKNDGEVLQARKRDNGHWWEAPIKELNFFQLQQLKEAMESIKKKVEREAQNQKMVTSNAFPFLTFGSALAPISFASFK